A part of Chitinimonas koreensis genomic DNA contains:
- a CDS encoding sigma 54-interacting transcriptional regulator — MGRSAHPMLQWETGDRIEAAAAGLEHVDTVGAMHLLYQTARELAPLPVDVLIEGETGVGKDTLAKEMHEMSGRPGQFIALNCAAIPETLAESELFGAEAGAYTGAIRSRPGRIEAAHRGTLYLDEIDSMPMNLQAKLLRVLQERGCERVGSQKFVRFDLRVIASTKLPFERLIAQDRFRADLYHRLNVVSLRIPPLRERVADILPLFRRFVGEAAQRIGRKVPRYDPALDTLLLTHPWSGNVRELRAAADRCVLGLPVVHAASPLDCEQTLRERLRCIERVLIRSALERHAGSVQRASQELKVPVHTLYYRLRTLGIEWAN, encoded by the coding sequence ATGGGACGATCTGCACACCCCATGTTGCAATGGGAGACAGGCGACCGAATAGAGGCGGCGGCAGCCGGGCTCGAGCACGTCGACACCGTCGGCGCGATGCACCTGCTGTACCAGACCGCCCGCGAGCTGGCGCCCCTGCCGGTCGACGTCCTCATCGAGGGCGAGACCGGCGTGGGCAAGGACACGCTGGCCAAGGAAATGCATGAAATGTCGGGACGGCCGGGGCAGTTCATCGCCCTCAACTGCGCGGCGATCCCCGAGACGCTGGCCGAAAGCGAGCTGTTCGGCGCCGAGGCCGGCGCCTACACCGGCGCGATCCGTTCGCGGCCGGGCCGGATCGAGGCGGCGCACCGCGGCACGCTGTATCTCGACGAGATCGACAGCATGCCGATGAACCTGCAGGCCAAGCTGCTGCGGGTATTGCAGGAACGCGGCTGCGAGCGGGTGGGCTCGCAGAAGTTCGTCCGCTTCGACCTGCGGGTGATCGCCTCGACCAAGCTGCCGTTCGAGCGGCTGATCGCGCAGGACCGTTTCCGCGCCGATCTGTATCACCGCCTCAACGTGGTCTCGCTGCGCATCCCGCCGCTGCGCGAGCGGGTGGCCGACATCCTGCCGCTGTTCCGCCGCTTCGTCGGCGAGGCGGCGCAGCGCATCGGCCGCAAGGTGCCGCGCTACGATCCGGCGCTCGATACGCTGCTGCTCACGCATCCGTGGAGCGGCAACGTGCGCGAGCTGCGGGCCGCCGCCGACCGCTGCGTGCTGGGGCTGCCGGTGGTGCACGCGGCCTCGCCGCTCGACTGCGAGCAGACGCTGCGCGAGCGGCTGCGCTGCATCGAGCGGGTGCTGATCCGCTCGGCGCTCGAGCGCCACGCCGGCTCGGTGCAGCGCGCCAGCCAGGAGCTCAAGGTGCCGGTGCATACCCTGTATTACCGGTTGAGGACCTTGGGGATCGAGTGGGCGAACTAG